The genomic segment GAACTTTCGTAAAGCAATTTCCAACTTATAACCTCAGGAATAGGTTCCCAGCGGTTGCCTAAGCCTGCACCCGCGGATGGCGATCCGCCCAGGGCGCGGCCTGCTCGAGCTGCGAGGACAGCCGCAGCAGGAGATCTTCGCGTCCGTAAGCCGCGACCAGCTGCACGCCGACCGGCAATCCGTCGGGCGTCATGTGCAGCGGCAGCGAGATCGCGGGCTGGCCCGCGATATTCCACGGCGCGGTGAACGGGCTGACCTCGTTCAGGCGCACGCCGACGTTGCGCGGATGCTCGCCCGGGCGGGTTTTGAAAATTCCCAGCTCCGGTGCGGGCATGGCCATCGTCGGCGTCACCAGCACGTCGAATCCGCCGCTCCACCATCCGGCCGCCGCGCGCGAGAAATGGTTGAACCATTCGCAAGCGGCCAGGTACTCAACGATCTTGATGCGCCGACCGCGCTCGACCAGAAACCACGTCCACTCGTCGAAATCGTCCGGGCCGACCGCACGCCCGAGCATCGGCTCGACCGCAGCCGCCTGCCGCGCGACACCGCCAGCGACGACGCGGCCGAACGCCGAGGTCAGCGTGGGATCGTCAAGCACCGCCGGCGAATTCCGCTCGACCCGATGGCCTAGCGACTCGAGCAGCTTCGCCGCGCCGAGCACCGCCGCCGCGCACTCCGGATGAAGCCCGGGATGGCAGGCCGGCGCGCGATCCATGAAGCCGATCCTGAGACGGCCCGGCGCCTGGCCAACCTCGTCGCGAAACGGACGCGCGGGCGGCGGCGCGGTCCACGGATCGCCGGGCATGTAGCCCGCGATCACGTCGAGCGCGGCCGCGGCGTCGCGCACCGAGCGCACCAGCGCGCCCTCTTCACAGAGCCCGTGCCAAAACTCGGCGTGCGCGGGCCCGAGCGAGGTTCGGCCGCGCGAGGGCTTCAGCCCGACCAGCCCGCAGAACGACGCCGGAATCCGCACCGAGCCGCCGGCGTCGTTCCCATGCGCGATCGCCACCATCCCCGAGGCGACCGCCGCCGCGGCGCCCCCGCTTGAGCCGCCGGCGATCCGCGCAGCGTTCCACGGATTGCGCGTCGCGCCCCAGGCGCGCGTCTCGGTCGAGAGCGTCGCGCCCCACTCGGGCACCGTGCTCTGCGCAAGCGTAATCAGGCCGGATGCGCGGAACTTGGCCGCAACATACGAGGTCGCGGCCGCCACCAGTTTCGCCTCCTTGAAGGGTTTCCATCCCCAGCTGAATGGTTCACCCTCCGTCGTCTGGAGCAGATCTTTCATCAGGAATGGCACGCCGCGAAAGGGGCCGTCGGGGAGGGCGTCGCGCTCGCGCGCCTCCGCCCGCCCCTTGTCGTAGCGCGTGAAGATGACGCAATTGAGCCGTGGGTTCAGCCGCTCGATTCGCGCGATCGCGGCCTCGACCAGTTCGGCCGGCTTGGCCGTCCCTTTCGCGACGAGCTCGGCCTGCCCGGTCGCGTCGAGCCACATAAGTTCGTCGTTGCCGCTCATCTCCGGATCACCTCTCGTCAGATTTTCGACGGCCTCAGACGCCGCCGCGGACGCCACCTAGCCCAGGTTGCCCGGGTCGAGGCGATCGCGCAGATGGTCGCCGAGGAAGTTGAATGACATTACGGTCAGGAAAATGAAAACGCCCGGAATCAGGATCCACGGATAGCGCGCGAGGTTCTGTACGTCCTGCGCCTGCGCCAGCAGATTGCCCCAGCTTGCGGCCGGCTCCTGGATCCCCAGGCCGAGCAGCGAGAGCGCGCTCTCGCCCAGGATGAAGCCGGGAATCGAAAGCGTCGCGGCGACGATCGCGTAGCCGATCACGGAGGGGATGACGTGGAGGAAAATCAGGCGCGTGCGGGAGGCGCCGAGCGCCCGCGCCGCTTCGACGTACGGTCGCGATCGCACCGAAGCCGCCATTCCACGGATGATCCGGGCGAAACCGGCCCAGCCGATGAAGCTCATGATCGCGACGATCATAAAGAAGGTCATCACCGGGCTTACGCCCGACGGAATCACGGCGGCCAGCGCGAGCAGGAAATAGAACGAGGGCAGCGACATTTCGATCTCCGACCAGCGCATGATCAGATTGTCGGTCAGCCCGCCGACGTAGCCCGAGAACGCGCCCACCACGATGCCCAGCGAGAAGGTGATGAAGACGCCGATCAGGCCAATGCACATGCTGACGCGCGCACCGTAAACGATTCGCGAAAAGAGATCGCGGCCGAGCCCGTCGCTGCCCATGATGAACCAGGGAGCGTCGGGCGACTCGGTGGTGAAGAGATGGCCGTCGTGAAAAAAGCGCACGTAGGTCTTGTGCGCAAGCTCGGGCGCGTAGAGGCGGGCGGCTGCATCGCTGAGGCGCATCGGATGCGCGTACAAAAATCCGCGCCCCCACTCGGCCGGCGGCGCCAGATGGAGCCGCATCGGCGGGCAATCGGGCAGATTGCGATACTGGCGGATCGGATCGTAGGGCGCGATCAGCGGTGAGGCCGCGGCGAAAACATAGAACGTCAGCAGACAGACGATCGAAAGCCGCACTACCCACGACGCGCGCCGCCATTCACGCCCCAGCGCGCCGCTTATCCTGCGCGCGCGCGAGGCCCCCGACCGCGCCGGCGCCGAGGCCTGCGCGCGATTGCCGGGGAGCGCTGCGTGAGAAGCCGCCATGCTCAATCCGCGCTCAGCGAGGAGAAATCGACGCGCGGATCGACCATCACCAACGCGATATCCGCGAGCAGATTGCCCAGCAGCAGCAGCACGGTGCCCATCAGCACCGAGCCCATCACGAGATAGATGTCGAGCGAGCGCACCGCGTCGAGCAGCAGCAGACCCAGCCCCTGCAGGTTCATCACGGCTTCGATCAGCGCCGCACCGCCCAGCAGGTCGGCGAGTCCGTAGCCCGCGAGCGTGACGAACGGATTGAGCGCGTTGCGCAGCACGTGCTTGTACATCACGACCCGCTCAGGCAATCCCTTGGCGCGCGCCGTGCGCACGAACTCGGAATTCTTGATCTCGAGAATTTGCGAACGCATCAGGCGCATCAGCGACGCCATTCCCGCCACGCCGAGCACGAACACCGGCAGGATGAGATGGTTGATGCGGTCGGCAATGCGGCCCCAGGTGCCGAGGCTCTCGTAGTAGGGCGAAAACGTGGCGCCGACGGGAAACCATCCGGTGCGCAGCGCCAAATACATCATCAGGAAGGCGAGAAAAAAATTCGGCACCGACATCCCGAAGAAGGCGAGGAACGAGAGCACGCGGTCCCAGATAGAGTTCTGCTTGACCGCGACCACGATGCCGATCGGGATCGCCACCGCCCAGGCGAAGATCATGCTCGCGAGCGCCAGGATCACGGTGTTGAACGCGCGCGCTGCGATGAGCGAGGTCACGTTGACCCGGTAGCTCATCGAGAGCCCGAGATTGAGATGCATCACCTGCCACAGCCACTTCGCGTAGCGCACGAGCAGCGGCTGATCGAGGCCGAACTGCGCCTCGAGCTGGCGAATCACCTGGGGCGAGATCGCCGGATTGAGCTTTAGGTTCGTGAGAAAGTTGCCCGGCGCGAGCGACATCACCAGGAACGAGAGGAACGTGATCCCGACGATCAGCGGGATCATGTTGAGCAGGCGCTTTGTCAGGAACCTGGCCATCGCTTGCGCGGCCCGCGGCTACTCGGGCCGGAACTCGATCCACTCGGGCTTGTAGTTGCCCCACACCGTCGGCTGGAAATTCTCGAGCGTGTTCTTCCACGCCTCGTAGCGCTCCTGCCGCACGGTCTCGATGATCGGCAGCTGGTCGTGGAGGATTTCCTGGATACGCCAGTAGTAGGGCGCGCGCTTCGTCGGATCCATCACCATCGTGCCCTCTTCCAGCAGCCGATCGATCTCGGCCTCCCACGGCGTCGCCGGCGCGGGTTCTTTCGGATACCACAGATGCAGCGCGCCGGACGAGCGCAGGAAGTCGGCGCCGTTGTTGGGCTCGATTCCGCCGGTAAAGCCGATCAGCACCACGTCCCAGTCGTAGGTCGAGTCGAGCTTGTCGACCAGCGTGGTGAATTCGAGCGGCCGGTAGTTGACCTTGATCCCGATGCGCGAGAGGTCCTGCTGCAGGATGACGCACATCTCGTCGCGCACGTTGACTCCGGTGTTGGTCGCGAGATTGAACTCCAGCCGGTTGCCGTCGGGGTCGTAGCGCACGCCGTTTTTCAGATGGTACCCCGCCGCCTCTAGCAGGTCGGCCGCTTCCTTGAGACTGTAATCGTAGTCCTTGAGATTGGGATTGTAGAAAACCTTGTTGGCCGGCGAGATGTCGGAGACCGCCGCCACGGCGAGCCCGTGAAAGCAGAGATTGATCATCCCCTGCTTGTCCACCGCGTGCGCGATCGCGCGCATGAAGCGGAGGTCGGTGAACCAGTGGTACCTGGGGTCGGTCACGCCGTTGCGGATGTAGTGTTTGGGGTTGCGGTTGAAGGCGAAGAACAGCGAGCCCGTATCGATCCCGATTTCCTTGAGCGTTATCCCGAGTTGCTTCTGCTTGTCCCGCAGATCGACGACTTCCTCGGGACGCGGGCTGTAGGTGTCGATCTGCCCGGCGAGGAAGCGCAGGTACTGCGCGTTGCCGTCGGGCACGATCTGCAACGTCTCGCCATGCAGCCGCGGCAGCCGCTCGCCCCGCTCGTCGCGCATCCAATAGTCGGGATTACGGTTGAAATGGACGAACTGCGCCTGGACATAGCGCGCCATCTCGAACTGCCCCAGGCCGACTATCTTGTCCGGCGCCGTGTTGATGCCCCAGGTGTGATTGAACTTGCCGGCCTCGAGCGCGGTCTCGAGCAGATGCGCGGGCACGATCGGAACGCCGATCGCGTAGAGCAGCGGCGCGAACACCCGCGGCATCGTCATCCGCACCGTGTAGTCGTCGAGCGCCTCGACCTTGAGCGGCTTGCCGTCAACCGTGAGGCTCGGCTCTTCGATATTCGGCACGCGCGGGTCGTAAATCACGCGCATCGTAAAGACCACGTCGCGCGCGGTGAACGGCTGCCCGTCGAACCATTTGACGCCGCGGCGCAGATGAAAAACGATCGTCTTGCCGCCGTCGCCAAGTTCCCAGCTCTCGGCAAGGCCCGGCTCCGGCAGCGTCGTTTTCGGATTTATCCTGACCAGCCCCTCGAACAGATCGCCGACCACCTCGCCCGAGGCGGAATCGGTGAGCAGGATCGGATTAAACGTGCGCGGGTCGCTGATGGTCGATTGGTAGAGAATCTGCTCGCGTTCGTGCTGGCTCGGCGGCTGCTGCACGCGGCATCCGGACATTGCGAGCGCGGCCGCCGCCACGAGCGCGGAGCAGAGCCAGACGGCGAGCGCGCGGCCAAGCCTCATCGGCGTGCGTTCAGCCGGCCACTCCCGCCACCGCGCCCCCGTCGATGATAATCATCCGGGTACCCGGCGCCGGCGTCAGAACGAAGAGGGCGGGCGCGAGCGTGGGATTGAGCGCGGGCGCGTTGTAACGGAGCGTGAGGTTGCTCCCAGGAAAGCCGGCTTGGACCTTGTGCGGAAAGTTGGCGCCGCCCGCGTCGCGCCAGTCGCTGTAGCGAACGTCATAGCGCTGGACGCCGGCCTTGTCGCGCTCTCGCACCATCGCAAGCTGCCCGCCGGTGAAACCGAGATCGCGCGTGCCGCCGTCGGCGGTGCGCCACGTCACTACCGTCATCCCGTCCGCATCGGCGACCGAATCGGGCGGCACCGAGAGCTGAGACGGATCGGGCGCAAGCCCCATCAGCAGGTCAACCGCGGCCGGCGGCTCGAGCGGAATCCGCACGTAGCGCTCGAGTGTCGCGGCGTTCGCGCCCCCGCTCATCAGGACGTTTTTCCCCGGATCGAAAATCATGAGCCGCCCCGCGTCGTCCGCCGCGAGCACCATCGTGGCGCCGAAGGGCGCGATCGCCTCGACCCGCATGCTGGCCGGGCGCGCGAGCGCGATCTCTTCGTGGGTGCGGAAGTGATGGCCGTCGGCGGCGCTGTAGTCCATGATCGCTCCGCTCTGGATCGAGTGCAGCGAGCGCTCGCGATCGGCGAGCGCCGCGATCATCGCGGTGGCGGCCGGGGTAATGGCGACGGGCGTTGGCGCGGGCGGCGGCGCACTCGAGGTGAGCGCGCACGCTGAAAGCTGGCCGAGCGCGAGCACGAGCGCGGCCACTACTGCAGCGGCGCGCGCGCGACGGCGCGGCGGATGCGGCGAGCCGGAATTAAACCTGTCAGTGACTCGCGCTGCCGACATTGCGCAGGGCCTGCAACTTTCCCTTGAGCCGCGCCATCTGCTCCTGGTCGGAGGAGCGCCTGAGCGCATCCTCGTACTGTTGCCCGGCCTGTTCGGCGCGGCCCAACCTGGCGTAGGCGTCGCCCAGATGCTCGGTGATCGTCGGATCGTCGCCGGTCAGGTTGACCGCGCGTTCGAGCTGCTCCGCCGCCTTGCCGTATTCGCCCTTGCGATAATAGACCCATCCGAGACTGTCGATATAGAAACCATCTTCGGGCTCGATCGCGAGGGCGCGCTTGACCAGCCGTTCGGCCTCGTCAAGATGCTCGCCGTCCTCGGCAAAGGTGTAGCCGAGGTAGTTGAGCGCCTGCGCGTTCTTCGGATTCAGCTCGATCGCCTTGCGCATCTCGTCAATGCTGGCCGAGCGCTGCTTGCTCTCGTCATACAGCGCGCCGAGCGTGAAGTGGTACTTGTCGTTCTTCGGCGCGAGCGCGACCATCCGCTGCGCAAGCTTGATCGCGGTCGGATAGTCCTTCTTTTCCTGGTAGACGCCGACGGTAAAGCCCAGAATCTCGGTATCGTCGGGCTTCTTGGCCAGCGCCTGGTTGAGCGCGGTAAGCGCCTGATCGTACTCGTGCTGCTTGTCGTAGATGTAGGCGAGCTGCAGGCGCGATTCGACGTAGTGCTCGCTGCTCTCGGGAATCCGTTCGAACTCCTTGGCCGCCTTGTCGTAGTCGGTGAGTTCGCTGTAGGCGGTGCCGAGATAGTAGTGGACGCGGTAGTTGTCGGGCTCGGCGCCGAGCACCAGGTTGAACTCGGTGGCCGCGCGGTCAAAGTCGCCGCGCTCGAAATACAGAAGCCCGATCTTGGTGCGCGTGTCGCTCGGACTGATTTCGACCTTCTCGGGCGCGGGCGCCGGCTTTACCGGAGCCTCGGACGAGGCATGCGCGGCAAAGTACAGTTCGGCGAGGCGCCGGTGCGCGCGATCGTCGTTGGGATTGATCTGCAGGACCTTCTTGTAGATGGCGACCGCGTCGTCGCGCCGCCCCTGGTCCTCGCGCAGCGTGGCGAGATCGAGCAGGGCGAGCTCTGATTGCGGATTCAGATCGAGCGCCTTGCTGTAGTAGCGGTCGGCGGCCGAGTAGTTGCCCGCCGCCAGCATCGTGCGCCCGGCGTAGTAGTAGCCCAGGAAAGATTGCGGGTCGAGCGC from the Candidatus Binataceae bacterium genome contains:
- a CDS encoding amidase is translated as MSGNDELMWLDATGQAELVAKGTAKPAELVEAAIARIERLNPRLNCVIFTRYDKGRAEARERDALPDGPFRGVPFLMKDLLQTTEGEPFSWGWKPFKEAKLVAAATSYVAAKFRASGLITLAQSTVPEWGATLSTETRAWGATRNPWNAARIAGGSSGGAAAAVASGMVAIAHGNDAGGSVRIPASFCGLVGLKPSRGRTSLGPAHAEFWHGLCEEGALVRSVRDAAAALDVIAGYMPGDPWTAPPPARPFRDEVGQAPGRLRIGFMDRAPACHPGLHPECAAAVLGAAKLLESLGHRVERNSPAVLDDPTLTSAFGRVVAGGVARQAAAVEPMLGRAVGPDDFDEWTWFLVERGRRIKIVEYLAACEWFNHFSRAAAGWWSGGFDVLVTPTMAMPAPELGIFKTRPGEHPRNVGVRLNEVSPFTAPWNIAGQPAISLPLHMTPDGLPVGVQLVAAYGREDLLLRLSSQLEQAAPWADRHPRVQA
- a CDS encoding ABC transporter permease, which codes for MAASHAALPGNRAQASAPARSGASRARRISGALGREWRRASWVVRLSIVCLLTFYVFAAASPLIAPYDPIRQYRNLPDCPPMRLHLAPPAEWGRGFLYAHPMRLSDAAARLYAPELAHKTYVRFFHDGHLFTTESPDAPWFIMGSDGLGRDLFSRIVYGARVSMCIGLIGVFITFSLGIVVGAFSGYVGGLTDNLIMRWSEIEMSLPSFYFLLALAAVIPSGVSPVMTFFMIVAIMSFIGWAGFARIIRGMAASVRSRPYVEAARALGASRTRLIFLHVIPSVIGYAIVAATLSIPGFILGESALSLLGLGIQEPAASWGNLLAQAQDVQNLARYPWILIPGVFIFLTVMSFNFLGDHLRDRLDPGNLG
- a CDS encoding ABC transporter permease; its protein translation is MARFLTKRLLNMIPLIVGITFLSFLVMSLAPGNFLTNLKLNPAISPQVIRQLEAQFGLDQPLLVRYAKWLWQVMHLNLGLSMSYRVNVTSLIAARAFNTVILALASMIFAWAVAIPIGIVVAVKQNSIWDRVLSFLAFFGMSVPNFFLAFLMMYLALRTGWFPVGATFSPYYESLGTWGRIADRINHLILPVFVLGVAGMASLMRLMRSQILEIKNSEFVRTARAKGLPERVVMYKHVLRNALNPFVTLAGYGLADLLGGAALIEAVMNLQGLGLLLLDAVRSLDIYLVMGSVLMGTVLLLLGNLLADIALVMVDPRVDFSSLSAD
- a CDS encoding ABC transporter substrate-binding protein produces the protein MRLGRALAVWLCSALVAAAALAMSGCRVQQPPSQHEREQILYQSTISDPRTFNPILLTDSASGEVVGDLFEGLVRINPKTTLPEPGLAESWELGDGGKTIVFHLRRGVKWFDGQPFTARDVVFTMRVIYDPRVPNIEEPSLTVDGKPLKVEALDDYTVRMTMPRVFAPLLYAIGVPIVPAHLLETALEAGKFNHTWGINTAPDKIVGLGQFEMARYVQAQFVHFNRNPDYWMRDERGERLPRLHGETLQIVPDGNAQYLRFLAGQIDTYSPRPEEVVDLRDKQKQLGITLKEIGIDTGSLFFAFNRNPKHYIRNGVTDPRYHWFTDLRFMRAIAHAVDKQGMINLCFHGLAVAAVSDISPANKVFYNPNLKDYDYSLKEAADLLEAAGYHLKNGVRYDPDGNRLEFNLATNTGVNVRDEMCVILQQDLSRIGIKVNYRPLEFTTLVDKLDSTYDWDVVLIGFTGGIEPNNGADFLRSSGALHLWYPKEPAPATPWEAEIDRLLEEGTMVMDPTKRAPYYWRIQEILHDQLPIIETVRQERYEAWKNTLENFQPTVWGNYKPEWIEFRPE
- a CDS encoding DUF4292 domain-containing protein, producing MAALVLALGQLSACALTSSAPPPAPTPVAITPAATAMIAALADRERSLHSIQSGAIMDYSAADGHHFRTHEEIALARPASMRVEAIAPFGATMVLAADDAGRLMIFDPGKNVLMSGGANAATLERYVRIPLEPPAAVDLLMGLAPDPSQLSVPPDSVADADGMTVVTWRTADGGTRDLGFTGGQLAMVRERDKAGVQRYDVRYSDWRDAGGANFPHKVQAGFPGSNLTLRYNAPALNPTLAPALFVLTPAPGTRMIIIDGGAVAGVAG
- a CDS encoding tetratricopeptide repeat protein, whose translation is MVNLSPHRLWRPLAVALAAAAALMLGAGCAQRASGTRLQPAGAASAGSPGQADAQQSPFGGKPAVDIPPQAKAMGAFLQAEVATEEGDRTEALKALEEAVQYDPGNATLRVTLATLYVRDGRLADARVQADQAVKLEPGSARALLLAAGIDSALGDDATAEQDYKEVIRISPKNQEAYLFLGTQYAKRGDYEEARKVFEQLIALDPQSFLGYYYAGRTMLAAGNYSAADRYYSKALDLNPQSELALLDLATLREDQGRRDDAVAIYKKVLQINPNDDRAHRRLAELYFAAHASSEAPVKPAPAPEKVEISPSDTRTKIGLLYFERGDFDRAATEFNLVLGAEPDNYRVHYYLGTAYSELTDYDKAAKEFERIPESSEHYVESRLQLAYIYDKQHEYDQALTALNQALAKKPDDTEILGFTVGVYQEKKDYPTAIKLAQRMVALAPKNDKYHFTLGALYDESKQRSASIDEMRKAIELNPKNAQALNYLGYTFAEDGEHLDEAERLVKRALAIEPEDGFYIDSLGWVYYRKGEYGKAAEQLERAVNLTGDDPTITEHLGDAYARLGRAEQAGQQYEDALRRSSDQEQMARLKGKLQALRNVGSASH